The nucleotide window AGATAGGAGTAGAGTGCTCATGGAAGCTCAGAGGCATAAATTGTGGCCCGTTAATGGTTCTTTGTTATGCATTCAACCTGCGCCCAGAGTCTCAGTTGAGTTGCAGTTTGGAATGGAAGTACTAACTGACCTGCAATTATTAAACAGAAACATAAACTAAACCCTTCTTGCTTTTAGACCCTGTGCCTGGACATTGTTTCCCGAATCCTGGATGGCTGTAGAAGTTGACAAATTAGCATTTATCATCTGTGTTATGTTAAAACCACAATGGCAGGATCAAGCTGCTATCTGTTTCATATTTAGATTTGCTCTTCATAAGAGCTTTTGTGATCCTTGTTTCTTCAAACTTGGTTTATCCATTTcacttttattatttgtttcatTAACAAAATCTTTTCTCCTCTCTGCAGATTGTGGTGGTTCTGTAAAGTTTTTTCTGGATATCACAAGCAGATGTTGACCAACAATTTTGTGAAAGTCATACCATATAGCTGCTTGCTGAGACGTGGCGGATACTGGACTGCTTATTGAGATTCAATTCAAGTTCTGACAGACCAGCAATTGAGTCAAATTTAGGAACATATATTAGAAAGAGCTGGTGAGAATCACTCTCTGGATCAGGTCAATcatttcatattttcagaTGCAAACATCTCAGAAACACCGAAGTACAGCCAGTATCCACAGGTTGTACCACCACCAGCCTATGCAGGACATTGATCCCtccattttccaaattttggaaaacAGTGTATGTTCAGATACTGGAAGCCAGGGAAACAACGTTTCCTTTCAAACCTACAAGGAAGAGTACTTCACCCTGGAATCATCCCCTGCCACTACTGGTTTTGTAGCCTGTGATTCCCCTTCGGCTGGTAGTGGCTTGTCTAACAGGAGTCCATTTTCATCACAAGGTTCTCAATCATGCTTGTCTGATCAGCGTCATTCCCCTGACAACACTTCTGGATCACCAATAAGTGGGTGCTCCGTAGCTGATGATGGCAATGGATTGAGGTACAAGCTCAGGGAACTGGAAATTTCACTGCTAGGGCCCGAATCAGATATTATTGTTGACAGCCACTATTGTTGTTACAAGAGTGATATGCCAAGGTGGAATAGGAATCAAATGGCTGAAATGACCAACTTAAACCTAAAGGATGTTCTTATTCATTGTGCACGTGCAATAGCTGAAGATGATCTACCCACAGCAAATGGTTTAATGGAAGTTTTGGGGCAAATGGTGTCAGTCTCTGGGGAGCCAATTCAAAGATTGGGTGCTTACATGTTGGAAGGTCTTAGAGCAAGGTTGGAAAGATCAGGGAGTTCAATCTACAAAACCTTAAAATGTGAAGTTCCAACAGGCGCAGAACTTATGTCATACATGTCTGTGCTCTTTCAGATATGCCCATATTGGAGGTTTGCTTACATGTCTGCAAATGTCGTCATTCGGGAAGCCTTGGAAAATGAGCCAAGAATCCACATAATTGATTTTCAGATTGCACAGGGCAGTCAGTGGGTGCCCCTCATCCAAGATCTAGCACGTCAGCCTGGTGGGCCCCCACGTATCCGAATCACTGGTGTTGATGATTCCCAATCAGCTCATGCTCGTGGCGGGGGACTTCATATCGTAGGGCAGAGGCTTTCACAGCTTGCTAATTCATGGAATGTGCCATTTGAGTTTAATAATGCTGCCATGTCTGGTTGTGAGGTTGAATTAGAAAATCTTAGGATTCAACCAGGTGAAGCCATAGCTGTTAATTTTCCATACGTGTTGCACCACATGCCAGATGAGAGTGTAAGCACTCAGAATCACAGAGATCGATTGCTAAGGCTGGTTAAGAGTTTATCACCCAAAGTTATGACACTGGTGGAGCAAGAATCAAACACGAATACTTCCCCATTATTCTCAAGGTTTGTTGAGATGGTAGAGTATTATACAGCCATGTTTGAATCGATTGATGTGGCTCGCCCAAGGGATGACAAACAGCGGATTAGTGCAGAGATGCACTGTGTGGCTAGAGACATAGTGAACATGGTTGCTTGTGAGGGGGCTGAGAGGGTGGAACGACATGAACTTCTGGGGAAGTGGAAGTCAAGGCTAATGATGGATGGGTTTACTCCATACCCATTGAGTCCTAAAGTGACGGAGGCTATCAGGAGTCTGTTGAAGGAATTTAATGGGAATTATAGACTTCAAGAGGCAAATGGGGCTCTCTACCTTGGTTGGAAGCAAAGAGCTTTGGTAACGTCTTCTGCATGGAGGTGAAGCGGACGGCGGTGACTGCAAAACTgtaaaatttatgttttcGTCTTGTTTTAGTTTGAGAGACTGATTTGTGTAGTTTCTGTAGAATCCAGACTTTTTAGCTTTCTTGCAAGAGTTCCTAGTTATAGGCACAAACCTGATTCTCGAAATTTGGTGTAAATGTTTGCCTTGCAAAGAAAGAGAATAGCTCTCAGTTCAGTTTTACTGCAAATTTACTTTCTTCTGCGTGTTGCGTTGCTGCATTATCTTGGCTTCTAAGGAACTAAAAGTGCATTTATCTAATTACTATTTGAAGAACGGCAGCAGTTTGAGGAGTATCTGAACAGTCAAGCAACCAGTTCTCCAACCAAACACACACGTTTTAACTGGAGGAGCTGGTGTCCTTGGACAGGTAGCCCCAAAGTTGTCCAAAACACCGGAGCTGTCTTGGCATCGATCCTTCCCTTTGTACATTATAGTAGTTATTATagtagtttagaatatcgAAAACAACAACCAAACGAACCGTTTTGGCACGTTTCTATTTGAAATGAAACGGGTGGGATCACAATTAGTTCATTTTGATACAGAATATTACACGGTAAAAGCGACCACTTACTTGGTAACTCTCCGGAAAATACGGTTATTAACCCCGTGaaaaacgaaaagaaaaaaaaaaaaaaagttacacgCCGCTGTGATTCGAAATTCCATGATCAAATGCATGAATTGCAGCCTTCTGAATTCTGATCAGGAAAGTCGAGGTATGTTGTATTCATTCAATCTCAATGCTTTTCTCCTACAgatatcaaattttttttttggggtaagaCCTACAGATATCAATTTCACTAGAGGTAAACTTCTGATTTCTTGTTAATTTTaggtttataatttatttttcaatgatATAATAGACTCACAATatggtttttagtttttttgaattttgaatttgttaAGTCGTGTTTGATTTTACGTGTTTCTTTTCGTTTTTCagtattatattttaaaaaaatgattaatCTAAGAGAAAAAGATCACCAAATTTGAAGGGGAAGATTTAATCTGAGAAGTGCTTGTCGTATTGATTCAGAACAAGTAGCAAACTTTGGTGGAAGAATTGGGAGTCCGTTGGATGTTGACCAACGGATTTGAACAACAATGAAGGAGTCGTTAGATAGATCAGAGTTGCGCAGAATGCAAAGGGAGCAAGAGCGGGAACGACGCCGTATAAGGGACAGGCAAAGAAGGCAGTCTATGACCGTTGAACAGAGAGAACGACATCTGGCTCGGCGTCGTAGGAACTATCAACTTAGACGACTGAGAGCTGAGAATGCTAAAGTTGATTGCCAATCTCAGCAAATAAGCAACGAGCAtgaagaagcagcagcagcaggaggGAATGAAGGGAATGATGACCAAGAAGTAACTCAGACTGAAAAGCTAAGCGCCGAACGTCTGCAATACTCTGAGTGTAAGTGTTCTATAATTGTTCACTtgttcaaaaatcaaaatgatttcttttttacatGAACTTTTGTTACAGGCTTGGAAGCTGCAGCTTGTAAATCGGCTAATTTCACCAAACGGTTGCGTTTGAGTCATATACGGCGGCTTGCACGATCCTTGAATCATTTAGGGGGTGAAGCTATTGGTAACCACCAAATTGTAGCAGACGTGATTACAAAGGGTGATGCTAATAATACTTCTTGTAAGTTGTCCCTGCTAATATGATGATTCTAGTTAAGCAGGAACTTGTTTGTATatcatctttctttcttttcttataaaataGGTTTCCGAATTGGAGATTTTGATTCTGGTAGGCTGCCACATGGACTACGATTGAATCGTGTTAAACGTCTTGCACGGACATTAAATATTGCTGCTCATGAGACTTCTGTGAACTGCCCAAAAGGTTCTAAAGAAAAATGTGCATGTAAGTTTGCTATTTGTTTTTGCCTGAAACTATATTACATGCTCATTCACTTTCAGTAGCCCAGCTCATGTTAGGAACAGCAAACCTTACTTTTGTCCATGTATTTGTTACTAAATATTGCATCTGTGATCCAGTGGACCAGAATGTGTCTGCGGAAGAGGTTCCAGTGACCGGTGATGATAAGCCTAAATTTGGACAAACTATCAGGGTTGGAGGAGATGTTGAAGGACCCAACATGGATGGTAATAATCAGCTGCAATTTCCATATACTTAAAGCATTGGTTGGTGTTTTcatatgcattctttttttgttgattttgtaCTAGAGAAATCTGCATGGATGTGCTAATTAGATTTTGGTATCCCATTTCAGGATAAACACCCCCTCATGTACTAATGTCAAGAGGTGAACTTTAACCACACACAAAGCAATGGACTTTTATGTAGCTCATCTCTACAGGTTTTTGACTGAAGACTAGTAAGTTGGAAACTATTCATCAATTTTTGCTTGCATTCATTTCTGTTGATGATCCACTATAAAGGGTGTAGCTGTGCAGGATTTGTTACTTTATCACCAACTTCTTGTTATTATCCCTAAGATTCATTAAGATTGCTTACCACTTTCATAGTAGTAAGCATGTCTTATCTACTTTCTAAATAGTTGTGAGAGAGGCATGTAGATctcacatatatatttgtctCAGTCAACATGAGATAATTAGGCAGGGGACATGAAGTATGCTGGTTGCCATTCATGATCAGCGGTAGATTATGGAGTCCTTAGAAACCGAGCCTTGATTGTGTTCGAATATCTTTTGTTATAGTTTGCTACCATTTGTTGGGCAACTTTTATGCAGGACTGATTGTTTGTTTAACTTTTCTATTATATTTCTAGAATGCATGACAGAGAAAAGCTAACGGGATGAAAAAAGCTTCTTGGATTCATAAAATTTGCTGGCAAAGCTCTCTGA belongs to Prunus persica cultivar Lovell chromosome G4, Prunus_persica_NCBIv2, whole genome shotgun sequence and includes:
- the LOC18779041 gene encoding scarecrow-like protein 13, producing the protein MQTSQKHRSTASIHRLYHHQPMQDIDPSIFQILENSVCSDTGSQGNNVSFQTYKEEYFTLESSPATTGFVACDSPSAGSGLSNRSPFSSQGSQSCLSDQRHSPDNTSGSPISGCSVADDGNGLRYKLRELEISLLGPESDIIVDSHYCCYKSDMPRWNRNQMAEMTNLNLKDVLIHCARAIAEDDLPTANGLMEVLGQMVSVSGEPIQRLGAYMLEGLRARLERSGSSIYKTLKCEVPTGAELMSYMSVLFQICPYWRFAYMSANVVIREALENEPRIHIIDFQIAQGSQWVPLIQDLARQPGGPPRIRITGVDDSQSAHARGGGLHIVGQRLSQLANSWNVPFEFNNAAMSGCEVELENLRIQPGEAIAVNFPYVLHHMPDESVSTQNHRDRLLRLVKSLSPKVMTLVEQESNTNTSPLFSRFVEMVEYYTAMFESIDVARPRDDKQRISAEMHCVARDIVNMVACEGAERVERHELLGKWKSRLMMDGFTPYPLSPKVTEAIRSLLKEFNGNYRLQEANGALYLGWKQRALVTSSAWR